The window TTTAACAAACCCACTCTTCTCTCCAATTTCGAGTTCCTTAATCAACGCTTTATACCTATTTTCCTCATTCTCCAAAAGACGAAGAGCGGTTCTAATAACCTCACTAACCGATGAAAATTTTCCAGAAGAGATTTTCTCACTAACAAAGTTCTCGAAATATTCTCCTAGTAGTATTGATGTATTCTTTGCCATGGCAGATAATTTTTCTCAAAAATACCAATTCTTGGTATAGTTTCAAAATCTCGGAACGGCTTT of the Williamwhitmania sp. genome contains:
- a CDS encoding type II toxin-antitoxin system ParD family antitoxin; its protein translation is MAKNTSILLGEYFENFVSEKISSGKFSSVSEVIRTALRLLENEENRYKALIKELEIGEKSGFVKDFDRKENLKNLHAKHVKK